The Streptomyces sp. NBC_01197 genome window below encodes:
- a CDS encoding ABC transporter permease subunit encodes MTTPASAPFQPPQQQPPLPHRAPSYVSPIPVTDAHLGHAIASEWTKIKSLRSTMWTLGVLILLVFGIGLLTTVAVSSSGSTMNGTPVLSMGFFGVLLGSMCVITLGVLTVASEYGTGMIRTTLTACPSRARVLTAKAIVFFLLAFVILLVTTTLVAMFQYAVLQGTGARQPDAAGWILATVGVSLHVAVLGLLSLAVGSLIRHSAGAITVMLGVVLVPLVLALFMPQSLFSVREKLFEYSIPNQLSAFYSTSVSSTGPSGWEALCVLLGVTAVVFGGAVAALNSRDV; translated from the coding sequence ATGACGACCCCCGCTTCCGCGCCGTTCCAGCCGCCGCAGCAGCAGCCGCCCCTGCCCCACCGGGCTCCGTCCTACGTCTCGCCGATCCCGGTGACCGACGCGCACCTCGGGCACGCCATCGCTTCGGAGTGGACGAAGATCAAGTCGCTCCGCTCCACGATGTGGACGCTGGGCGTGCTGATCCTGCTCGTCTTCGGCATCGGCCTGCTGACGACAGTCGCCGTCTCGTCGTCCGGTTCCACGATGAACGGCACCCCGGTGCTGAGTATGGGGTTCTTCGGCGTGCTGCTCGGCTCGATGTGCGTCATCACGCTCGGTGTGCTGACGGTGGCATCCGAGTACGGCACCGGCATGATCCGCACGACTTTGACCGCCTGCCCGAGCCGGGCGCGGGTGCTCACGGCGAAGGCGATCGTCTTCTTCCTGCTGGCGTTCGTCATCCTGCTGGTGACGACCACGCTGGTCGCGATGTTCCAGTACGCGGTGCTCCAGGGGACGGGCGCCCGGCAGCCGGACGCCGCGGGGTGGATCCTGGCGACGGTGGGCGTCAGCCTCCATGTCGCCGTGCTGGGGCTGCTGTCGCTGGCCGTCGGCTCGCTGATCCGGCACTCGGCCGGTGCGATCACGGTCATGCTCGGGGTGGTGCTGGTCCCGCTGGTGCTGGCGCTGTTCATGCCGCAATCACTGTTCAGTGTGCGCGAGAAGCTCTTCGAGTACTCGATCCCCAACCAGCTCAGCGCCTTCTACAGCACCTCGGTCTCCAGCACCGGGCCGTCCGGCTGGGAGGCGCTGTGCGTCCTGCTCGGGGTGACGGCGGTGGTCTTCGGGGGCGCGGTCGCCGCGCTCAACAGCCGCGACGTCTGA
- a CDS encoding ATP/GTP-binding protein has protein sequence MSPRRNRPRGGEKPSESVGGGGGPDRFGLQATESWQGEEWSVRMVSGASAQGKRYRCPGCDQEIPSGVPHVVAWPEYGGVDDRRHWHKACWNAKDRRTSRVQRSRNAPKY, from the coding sequence GTGTCCCCGCGCCGCAACCGCCCCCGTGGGGGCGAGAAGCCGAGCGAGTCCGTCGGCGGGGGTGGGGGGCCCGACCGCTTCGGCCTCCAGGCCACCGAGTCCTGGCAGGGCGAGGAGTGGTCGGTCCGCATGGTCAGCGGGGCGAGCGCGCAGGGCAAGCGCTACCGCTGTCCCGGCTGCGACCAGGAGATCCCCTCGGGGGTGCCGCATGTGGTGGCCTGGCCCGAGTACGGCGGGGTCGACGACCGCAGGCACTGGCACAAGGCCTGCTGGAACGCCAAGGACCGCCGCACCTCCCGGGTGCAGCGGTCCCGTAACGCGCCGAAATACTGA
- a CDS encoding LLM class flavin-dependent oxidoreductase produces the protein MRVGAFVLAAQFPGQGQEEALHRAVRSAEVAEEAGLDAVWLAEHHFVPYGVCPSAVTLAAMMLGRTRRIQVGTAVSVLPTVHPVALGEQAALLHITSGGRFSLGVGRGGPWVDLEVFGAGLGAYESGFPESLDLLLRWLRESRVSAGGERFRFREVPVVPRPQELRCGEVPGPEVIVACTSPASVRLAAERGLPMLLGMHSDDEEKAEMISLWRTHARAAGVPAGAVSEAGHVAAGVAQIADRRAEAAETLVKAMPGWLKQGLDAHVTVDGRHRAMRDPVAYTEMLCGIHPVGPPRLAADRLAATAERTGITRFAMLVEGSGDVAATEENLRLIGAEVLPRLH, from the coding sequence ATGCGTGTTGGGGCATTTGTACTGGCAGCCCAGTTCCCGGGGCAGGGGCAGGAAGAGGCACTGCACCGCGCGGTGCGGTCCGCCGAGGTCGCCGAGGAGGCCGGGCTCGACGCGGTCTGGCTGGCCGAGCACCACTTCGTACCGTACGGGGTCTGCCCGTCGGCCGTGACGCTGGCCGCGATGATGCTGGGCCGCACCCGGCGGATCCAGGTCGGTACGGCGGTGAGCGTACTGCCGACCGTGCACCCGGTCGCGCTGGGCGAACAGGCGGCGCTGCTGCACATCACATCGGGCGGACGGTTCAGCCTCGGTGTGGGACGCGGCGGCCCCTGGGTGGACCTGGAGGTCTTCGGCGCGGGGCTCGGCGCATACGAGAGCGGCTTCCCGGAGTCACTGGACCTGCTGCTGCGGTGGCTGCGCGAGTCCCGGGTCTCGGCCGGAGGGGAGCGCTTCCGCTTCCGTGAAGTCCCGGTCGTACCACGGCCGCAGGAGCTGCGGTGCGGTGAAGTGCCGGGGCCCGAGGTCATCGTGGCATGCACTTCCCCGGCCAGTGTGCGGCTCGCCGCCGAGCGCGGTCTGCCGATGCTGCTCGGGATGCATTCGGACGACGAGGAGAAGGCCGAAATGATCTCCCTGTGGCGAACGCACGCGCGGGCAGCGGGAGTTCCGGCCGGGGCCGTGTCGGAGGCCGGGCATGTGGCGGCGGGAGTGGCGCAGATCGCGGACCGCCGGGCCGAGGCGGCGGAGACTCTGGTGAAGGCCATGCCGGGCTGGCTCAAACAGGGACTTGACGCCCATGTGACCGTCGACGGCAGACACCGCGCGATGCGGGACCCGGTCGCGTACACGGAGATGCTCTGCGGTATCCATCCGGTGGGCCCTCCCCGTCTGGCTGCCGACCGGCTCGCGGCCACGGCGGAGAGGACCGGCATCACACGGTTCGCGATGCTGGTGGAGGGTTCGGGCGATGTAGCGGCCACCGAGGAGAACCTCCGGCTGATCGGAGCCGAAGTCCTCCCCAGGTTGCACTGA
- a CDS encoding SCO5389 family protein, with amino-acid sequence MSLDVSPALLEQAERGEVDEADFIDCVRTSLPYAWEMISSLAVQLKVDGGEFADNQTPPPNEQARGQLLRALASDAIRGALQRHFGVRLAFQNCHRVAVFPLDPSVDERLGRFTSIRGQLLNQSPELRDC; translated from the coding sequence ATGTCGCTCGACGTCTCACCGGCCCTACTCGAACAGGCCGAGCGAGGCGAGGTCGATGAAGCCGACTTCATCGACTGCGTCCGGACCTCCCTGCCCTATGCATGGGAGATGATCAGCTCTCTGGCGGTCCAGCTGAAGGTCGACGGTGGCGAGTTCGCCGACAACCAGACGCCTCCCCCCAATGAGCAGGCGCGCGGCCAGCTGCTGCGCGCACTCGCGAGTGACGCGATACGTGGAGCGCTGCAGCGGCATTTCGGGGTGCGCCTGGCATTCCAGAACTGCCACCGTGTGGCGGTCTTCCCGCTGGATCCCTCGGTCGATGAGCGGCTCGGCCGCTTCACCTCGATCAGGGGCCAGCTGCTGAACCAGTCTCCGGAGCTCAGGGACTGCTGA
- the nucS gene encoding endonuclease NucS: protein MRLVIARCSVDYAGRLTAHLPSAPRLILVKADGSVSIHADDRAYKPLNWMSPPCTLKEGTGDETGQWTVVNKAGEKLIITMEEVLHDSSHELGVDPGLIKDGVEAHLQELLADRIETLGEGHTLIRREYMTAIGPVDILCRDGDGGTVAVELKRRGDIDGVEQLTRYLELLNRDPHLAPVKGVFAAQEIKPQARVLATDRGIECVVLDYDAMRGIEDDKLRLF from the coding sequence ATGCGTCTCGTCATCGCCCGCTGCTCCGTCGACTATGCGGGCCGCCTCACCGCCCATCTGCCGTCCGCTCCGCGCCTGATCCTGGTCAAGGCCGACGGGAGCGTCTCGATTCATGCGGACGACCGGGCGTACAAACCCCTCAACTGGATGTCGCCGCCCTGCACTCTGAAGGAGGGGACAGGGGACGAGACCGGTCAGTGGACGGTCGTCAACAAGGCGGGCGAGAAGCTCATCATCACGATGGAGGAGGTCCTCCACGACTCCTCGCACGAGCTGGGGGTCGACCCGGGGCTCATCAAGGACGGCGTCGAGGCGCACCTCCAGGAACTCCTCGCCGACCGCATCGAAACCCTCGGTGAGGGTCACACCCTGATTCGGCGTGAATACATGACGGCGATCGGCCCGGTGGACATCCTCTGCCGGGACGGCGACGGCGGGACCGTGGCGGTCGAGCTCAAGCGGCGCGGTGACATCGACGGCGTGGAACAGCTCACCCGCTATCTGGAGCTGCTGAACCGGGATCCCCATCTGGCCCCGGTGAAGGGCGTCTTCGCGGCGCAGGAGATCAAGCCGCAGGCCCGGGTGCTGGCCACGGACCGCGGGATCGAGTGCGTGGTGCTCGACTACGACGCGATGCGGGGCATCGAGGACGACAAGCTGCGGCTCTTCTGA